In the genome of Cherax quadricarinatus isolate ZL_2023a chromosome 99, ASM3850222v1, whole genome shotgun sequence, the window GgaaggtagttgtagtggtggtagaggtggtgggatgtggtagtgttattgtagtgtgggaagtggtggtagatgtggtagtgtgtagttcaTCTCTGTACAGACATTGTATAGTGTGGAAATAAATCTTTGACTTCTCCTTTCTGTGTATTGTACCTAAATATATCTTTCTCAGTATCCCATTAAACATTACTATCTTGTGTTTGTCAAGAAGGTGACTAGGGATGCTAAGCATTAAGTGCTAGGTAATAGTACCTACCTAGAGTCATTGTACTCATGCCAGGTGCCAGAATAGGGATGTTTGCAGTACGCTGTGTAATGCCCTGAGTACGTAGTACCAGAGTGGTTGGCTACACCAATCAGGTTGTAGTAGGGTGAGGCACTGGAGCTTGCAGCATATTTGGATAGATTAAGACCCTCCAGCGGAAATTCCACTGTACATGACAACTTTCCCCGCCATCGTTCTAACGGAGAAAAACGCTTCAAATCTGTACATTAAGTTAAGGTAAAGTACACTTCATATGACCAATATGTATatgaattatattattattataataattattattatatcccactgaggcaggtgatCTGAAAAAGAAAAAGCAttctcatcatcactcactccatcactgtcttgccagaggtatgccAACACTACGGTTcagaaactgcaacatatcttcaCCTATCCTTCAgcgtgcagacactgtacttcctggaggtgggaagtacagtacctgtactctgaaggatgagtgaagatgctaaggttctggaggtgggaagtacagtgtctgtactctgaaggatgagtgaggatgttacagttctggaggtgggaagtacagtacctgtactctgaaggatgagtgaggatgttacagttctggaggtgggaagtacagtacatgtactctgaaggatgagtgaggatgttacagttctggaggtaggaagtacagtacctgtactctgaaggatgagtgaggatgttacagttctggaggtgggaagtacagtacctgtactctgaaggatgagtgaggatgttacagttctggaggtaggaagtacagtacctgtactctgaaggatgagtgaggatgttacagttctggaggtgagaagtacagtacctgtactctgaaggatgagtgagggtgtcacagttctggaggtgggaagtacagtacctgtactctgaaggatgagtgaagatgttacagttctggaggtgggaagtacagtgcctgtactctgaaggatgagtgaggatgttacagttctggaggtgggaagtacagtgcctgtactctgaaggatgagtgaagatgttacagttctggaggagggaagtacagtgtctgcactctgaaggatgagtgaggatgttacagttctggaggtgggaagtacagtacctgtactctgaaggatgagtgaggatgttacagttctggaggtgggaagtacagtgcctgtactctgaaggatgagtgaggatgttacagttctggaggtgggaagtacagtgcctgtactctgaaggatgagtgaagatgttacagttctggaggagggaagtacagtgtctgcactctgaaggatgagtgaggatgttacagttctggaggtgggaagtacactacctgtactctgaaggatgagtgaggatgttacagtcctggaggtgggaagtacagtacctgtactctgaaggatgagtgaggatgttacagttctggaggtgggaagtacagtacctgtactctgaaggatgagtgaggatgttacagtactggaggtgggaagtacagtacctgtactctgaaggatgagtgaggatgttacagtactggaggtgggaagtacagtacctgtactctgaaggatgagtgaggatgttacagttctggaggtgggaagtacagtacctgtactctgaaggatgagtgaggatgttacagtactggaggtgggaagtacagtacctgtactctgaaggatgagtgaggatgttacagttctggaggtgggaagtacagtacctgtactctgaaggatgagtgaggatgttacagttctggaggtgggaagtacaaccTGTACtcatgttacagttctggaggtgggaagtacagtgcctgtactctgaaggatgagtgaggatgttacagttctggaggtgggaagtacagtacctgtactctgaaggatgagtgaggatgttacagttctggaggtgggaagtacagtacctgtactctgaaggatgagtgaggatgttacagctctggaggtgggaagtacagtacctgtactctgaaggatgagtgaggatgttacagttctggaggtgggaagtacagtacctgtactctgaaggatgagtgaggatgttacagctctggaggtgggaagtacagtacctgtactctgaaggatgagtgaggatgttacagttctggaggtgggaagtacagtacagtggaacctcaaaaattgaacttaatccgttccaggagctagttctaaattcgaaaagtctgaaattcgaagcaatatttcccataagaaataatggaaatacaattaatccgttcctgaaacccaaaaatattcacacaaaaaatacattttatagagattaattacagttttacatacaacaatactatagtttttaattatgtatagtaatacatataaaataaaatttttacttacctttattgaagattggtgatgacatctggaagatagggaggaggagagagggagttggggttagtgtttggaaggagaatccccctccatgaggacttctggTAAAGTCCTctctggagttacttcccttctctgtcttttaatgccactaggaccagcttgagagtcactgaacccGTCTCacaaataactgtccacagtcctctgtttctggcgcctctttaacatttccctaaaatgggacatggttctgtcactgaatttgttgcaaagatggcttgtttcagcttgctcagggtggtacttctgcacaagcATTTGGACaccattccacttggcacaaatctccttaatctttgaagaaggcacctcatccactcccccttccccctcctctgaTGCAAGTTCCTTAGCTGTGgtcttgatccacaccagcaacaacttctcaacctcttcaactatttgtggtcttttttgggttagcatattaacacctttcgcaacatcagcttccttgatttgttctttctttgacaggttAGAACCGATGGTCggcttgtttttcccatacatcctggcaagctcaacaagtctcacaccactctcatacttctgtattatttccttcttcacatctatggtgtttctcactttctttaccacaggggtaccactagcaagtttctctgggcccatggcagcttatttcacagtcccacaagcgcTAAAtgcaacgaaataatcgtaaaatgcgtgaatgagagagcaggttagtgttcactcaagcataaacaaagctagactgttCACGGCGCCTGCACAGGGACGTGGACAGAGcaggcggcagacaggtcccgtacccggcggtctgaAAATAGGGGCGTGttcaataatagggacacagtttgccagaaaaaaatggtcctattttcgaaaggttcgatatgtgatacattcaatttttgaggttccactgtacctgtactctgaaggatgagtgaggatgttacagttctggagggaCATCTGAGCTGTAGCAATGGCACACCCCtgacaaaacagtgatggagtgaatgatggtgaaagtgttttttcttttctgggtcaccctacctcagcaGGAGATGCCAGGATgttataaaatatattaaatatccTACATGTAAATAACATTAAATGTGAAGAAGACAAAACTCGTTCACAAAAGGATACGAAGAACAAGAACTTTGGGAAACTTCTGGATGCAGAACGATTTTGTCATTTTTCTTCGTTCTTTGCACTTCGAACATGTCTGGAAAAAAGACATACAAGTCAGAAATACAAAAAATAATTGTATTTGTATCAAAGATTAAAAATCTAATTAAATCAgtcatgtaataaagttggtagaattaccgacaatatgtaaagtaaaaggacacaagtgcaactaatgtgacattttattgtggcaacgtttcactctccaggagctttatcaagttcctggagagcgaaacgttgccacagtaaaatgtcacattagttgcacttgtgtccttttactaaatCAGTCACGTTGTATAAAACAAAATCTATGttcgttatttttattattttcccCCAAGGAAGGAGAAAgtttaatttcttggatcaagagccctttaccagcatcaaggaacctgcatTCAAGGACTCATTTCTTTTacaatgtaataataaaaatataaataataataaagttaATACAATTGGGTCAACAAATTCACGTGTAAACCATTGAGAGAATTTTGAATTAATtcccctaaagtcagtacctgaccaaccgggctgtggttcatacgttagcttgcgtgcggccagcagtaacagcctggttgatcagaccctgatccaccatgaggcctggtctcagaccgggccgcaggggtgttggcccccgaaaccctctccaggtaaactccaggtacggtTAATTTTTCACTTCAAGAATTTTGTGTACTGCCTCACAACTTGAGGTCAGACaacccccctcaagggaggttccttgatgctggtgagaggctcttgatctagggaactggatctgtgctccagttcccgtaattaaacctgaatactttccatccctccacacatgcactgtataatcgtacaggtttagcacttcccccttgattataataatagtcgAGGTCAGACATCAAATGCAAATTTATATCTTTCTCGCAGTATACAGGtactgtagtttacatgtaatacaaTATTTTTTGGCCTAAAATAAAACCACTAAGATGTTGTGTATTTCTGGCAGACTAATACTAGTAATTAAAagctacttaagaactagacatggGCTATTAAGTACGAATATTGTCGCAAATATTGTCAAttactgtacagtggtgtgcatcagccggcccagatcagctgccagatgcacggtcgtaagtcgagtggacgtatgtcgagcaggttgtaagtcgagtggacgtatgtcgagcaggtcgtaagtcgagtggacgtatgtcgagcaggtcgtaagtcggatggtaggtgtactagtTTTTAAATGCACAAAAGCCGAGGTAGTTAAATGAACAATAGTTCAATTTTAAGTATGTCTTAATACTTTCACTGATTCAGTGATCTTCAGTCAACTGGGATAATTAAATTACACTAATtcagaaccttagaaaatttagaCTCTGAGtgtacaaatacagtggaaccttggtactggAACAGCTCCCTGCTggaacaaagctcagcactcgaccGAACAAACATGATCTGCCAGAACTTCGCTATAAACTATTTTGtatttctttgcattttttggtgtttttttataTTACAGTATTTGTACAAATAAGGCACCACGGGGCctacgaagattagtgataacagccaaccaaacagaaaattggttgggaagtaTTTGTTCAATACTCGAATGGATCGGCACTAGAACAGCCTTCTGAAATGAATTAAGTTcaagtaccaaggttccactgtatctcaaTCTCCCTGTAAAAATGTGTTCACACTTACTGGTCTTTCATCACCATCCAGCACTTCCTCTTTGGTGAAGAGGTCAAGGCACTGTGCCAGTCGCACTTGACCTGACTTGCTGGGAATAGGTAGACTGAGATCCCAGAATGGGTCAAAGGTCACagaacagtgaccacagacaGAACACTGTAAACATGACTTCAACTGTCCAACAAACATGTCTACGATCTTGCTGTCGTCATAGCGTAGATATCGCTTCCAGGATTCCATAGCTTTCTGATTGTCACTGGAAACAAATAAATTTAAGAAAGAATTGTACAGGTGTTCCACGACTTACGATATTTTGACTTTACAATGGTGCGGCAACAATTAcgtactttggagatgaaacttaatTACCCAACTTGAAGGTGGCAAGTCCCTAACTTGTATTCATGTATTTAATTTTCAGTACaggtatttagttacagtaattatttatttatttactaatTCAGCAACAGTACTTATTTATTTAACATATATTAAGTAAGATGGATTTGCCAGAACGTAACCtccattgtaagtcaaggagcacctgtactGTGGTCATGAAGAATAAGTCGCACTATCatagtagaattaccaacaaactgcTACGTAAATAGACACagttgcaactaatgtgacattttattgtggcaacgttttgctcagcAGGAACTTAAAGTTCTTGGAGAGTGAAATTTGCCACAGTATATGTAATGCCATATTAGTTGCTGTTGTGTCCTTGTAcctcacacaataccatggtttaaatatacacaaataacctgtatgtaggagagaggtgcTTATGATGATATTTTGGTTccacttggactatttacaagtgACACTAAAACACGAAGATGAGCGAGTCAGTAGATATAGAAGAGGAGGACACAGACAAGATAAAGAGAGCAAGgaagaaggaagtggagaagtagtggtTGAGAtaatggctgaaacaattcacaaatatccACAATTTGGAGAGGAATCATCAAAGGTTTTGACCAGTCATCAATCAACAAATTAAAACTGTCAACAGTCCAGGACAAATATATCATCTAAATTGTCCTGTCCAGAATGTGGGTCACTTCTGAGTTGTTTCAGCCACAGTGTTAAGACTTACATTTTTCATATTAGAGAGAtagtatatcagtggtattaaataccgacaagatgaagaagtagacgtatctgggtatctttaagggTACCCAGATATGTCATctggtgcaacatctgggtatctttaaggaTACCCAGATATGTCATctggtgcaacatctgggtatctttaaggaTACCCAGATATGTCATctggtgcaacatctgggtatctttaaggaTACCCAGATATGTCATctggtgcaacatctgggtatctttaaggaTACCCAGATATGTCATctggtgcaacatctgggtatctttaaggaTACCCAGATATGTCATctggtgcaacatctgggtatctttaaggaTACCCAGATATGTCATctggtgcaacatctgggtatctttaaggaTACCCAGATATGTCATctggtgcaacatctgggtatctttaaggaTACCCAGATATGTCATctggtgcaacatctgggtatctttaaggaTACCCAGATATGTCATctggtgcaacatctgggtatctttaaggaTACCCAGATATGTCATctggtgcaacatctgggtatctttaaggaTACCCAGATATGTCATctggtgcaacatctgggtatctttaaggaTACCCAGATATGTCATctggtgcaacatctgggtatctttaaggaTACCCAGATATGTCATctggtgcaacatctgggtatctttaagggTACCCAGATATGTCATctggtgcaacatctgggtatctttaaggaTACCCAGATATGTCATctggtgcaacatctgggtatctttaagggTACCCAGATATGTCATctggtgcaacatctgggtatctttaaggatacccagatgttgcacatgtgtcttattcatcattaaaCAGATAAATTACAAAAACAGCAGTGAGATTAAGATAGTTTGTAGATTAACAGTAGAATGTGTATACAGTATACCAGCTTGTAGAATGACAATGTGTATACAGTATACCAGCTTGTAGAATGACAATGTGTATACAGTATACCAGCTTGTAGATTGACAATGTGTATACAGTATACCAGCTTGTAGATTGACAATGTGTATACAGTATGCTAAATATACAGACTTAGTAATGCTGAGAGCTGATATACAGTATATTACACAATACAGTATATTTCTACCATTAAAATGACAATTTACTACAGAAtaataaggaggggtgttaatgttgcagtttaaaaactgtagtgtaaagcacccttctggcaagacagtgatggagtgaatgatggtgaaagtttttctttttcaggccaccctgccttggtgggccaccctgccttggtggccaccctgccttggtggccaccctgccttggtgggaatcagccagtgtgttaataataaaaaaataataaataataataaacacaagtgAACTGAAAGAACATGAAGTAAAGAGTTTTTATCCATTACAGACAAAATTGTGCTATATAGGCCTACCTGGCTAATATGGTGGGTTAGCTTCCAGACCGTCACCGTAAAGCCAATCACGGCCTTTTTCTTCACTTGCCAGTGTATATAAAAGcctaaaaacatgtttacactatcatttatTAGGTGCACAACagtgctaggcctaaaaaaaaaagacgcaaaagtaaaaataatagaacATCGTACGAGCAAGGCAAGCACTGAAATAATAAACGTAAATATAACTGAAAAGCACCGTATTAGTGAAGAGCTCTAAAACAAGCACTGTATTAATGAGGTATAACTGTGTATATATTTAACAAATTCTAGAGTACTTAATACACAGTCAACAATGTGCAACttacacacaaataacccacatgtaTGATAAAGAAGCTTATCatgatgttttggtctgacttggatcatTGACAAGTCAGACTAACACAGGAAGATGAgggagacagtatatataggagaggaagACAGGGACAGGACACACAGAGGAAGAAATAGTGCAACTTACTCTAGATCATCATCAATATCTTCTGTTATGGGCTTAGGCTTGGCAGAGACTCTATTAACATCTTCGTGTAGGCCTTCCAGCAGCTTGCGAAGGAATTCCTGAGCATCGTGTTGTTGGTACCCTGAGAACACTGGAGCAAACCTCTGAATCTGTGACTTAAATGGTCCGGTGTTAAGAGCTCGACTGTTATCACTGCCCTCATTCCACATGTCTGACAGTAGGCTGGCAAACGCTGTCAAAACAAATAGTTTCTTATAAAATGGCAAAgaaatatatgttttatatatagtacacctaccatccgacttacgaccgagttcggttccgagaaaccggtcataagtcgaaatagtcgtaagtcgaactttactattgaatatcaacaaaacatttttgtaatgactttattttattgttttattttggtatttcatgttttactttactttttatgttgttagtactgtattttatactgtaaggtttaggataaacactgtgtacaacacaaatagttgtttatttcccagaaatttggcataaaaaacacggtcgtaagtcgagcaggttgtaagtcagatggtaggtgtatttaattattttattacaCCTGACAGTCTCCCACCACAGTAAAGTGGCTCCCAAAAAAGAGGATAcatatttaccatcattcattcaatcagtgtcttgccagaagtacACTGACAACTGAGTTCAGTtcagtatagtatatatattatattacatcgTGATGTACTCAGCCTTGCTTAGCTATCTTTTACCAGTCTTAAGTTAACTTGAAGTTCCCAGCATATTAAGGGGTTTTCTGCATGtaaagtgcttttgtaagtgtatttacattattctttatgggaacaaattcgttcagtaacggcactaacagctttctggaatgaattatggccaaaactcagggtaccactgtagtctataagtattaggttaaCTCTGCCTGAAATACCTTGGCATGATAGTAACtgtctttgtaccaatcaaattatgatatgtaaacacacattgtaaccttagcaaacAAATaagttttgattttgattttgatttgattttgatacacactacttagGACTAAACACAGTTTATTAAATAGGAGTTATTAAATACACAAAAAAGAGAGGTAGTTAAGTGAAcaataataaatttttaaaagAATACTTAAAAAACTACAAAATGAGCAGGGACTGAACCCATACTTGGAgtatccctggagtatacctggagtatccctggagtatacctagagggtgTTTTGGGAGTCAATGCCATCATGGcttggtccataaccaggccacAAGTTCAGTCCCTGCACATTCTGTGCATTAATACTTGAATTCAATGATCTTCCGTTAAGTAAGATTTTGTAGGGTGACAAAATTAACCTTAGTTGTGGGAAATgttctacataaccaggaactttctatatagtatgtcattgatgtcagctatggtctgtataagttgtatcatgtagatATAAacattgttgctattattacagCGGAACcccaaaaatcgaactgctcccaactcaaccaattatgtaagtgtatttttgtaagtgcttttataagtgtatttttgagggtcttaaatggactaatctaatttacattattcctgatgggaataaattcgttcggtagtggcactcgaacagccttctggaccaaagaaagttcgatttttgaggttccactgtattattattattatacagtatgtcattggtgtcagctatggtctgtataagcgGTATCTTGcatttgtagaaataaacattattattattattattattattattattattattattattaagcagtTCAATGTACCTCGTATAAGGTCGCCTTTCATAGTAGATATAGTGTTGTTGATGTCGGAGGAATATCCATCCCggaccaggtactccaggagacaTCTTGTGTTGCTCAAACACTGCGTTACACTATTCATAAAACACTGAAATGACAAACAAAAGTGTTACTCCAGAGATATATGTACTAAAAGAGGTATAGTCTGGAAAATTCAATGTACTGGAACTATCTCACTGTTGAGTCTGGCCCATGACCGGTGATGAACCTGCATTTTTAGGGCCCTGAagtttgaactgttatgggggccccttctCAACCCTTTTTCATACAGTGAGACCCAAAATTTTGCAGTAATATGGACTACAGTGGCTTCTGGGGCCCTCCAGGATTAGGGGCCCTATGATCGGACCCAAAAACTCTtgtaactcatcaaaggtacttAGAtcaattttaattttgttttcaacatgccatcatctcccaccaaggtagggtgacccaaaagagaagaaacactttcaccatcattcacactatcactattCGAAAAATAAGTCTTATAAACCATAGAAATTACTTTCAGCAATTGTAAATTCaaatttattatattttaaaTCTGATTGTATTATAATACAATCAAATGCATTCTGAGCACATTAATCATAAGGCCTACAAACTAATTATATTTAGGCctagtatatacctggagtttacctggagagagttccgggggtcaacgcccctgcggcccggtctgtgaccaggcctcctggtgg includes:
- the LOC128704745 gene encoding ubiquitin carboxyl-terminal hydrolase 2 — protein: MGHSKTTELYPGTLQDYSVLPWGTPKLQCFILGHSKTTVFYPGAFQNYSALPWGTSRLHCFTLGHSTTTVFYPGALQDYSVLPWGTPRLQGLPWGTPIPQCSTLGHSNTTVFYPGALQDYSVLPGGTPRLQCSTLGHSKTTVFYPGALQDYRALPWGTPRLQCSTLGHSKTTVFYPGALQDYSALPWGTPRLQCSTLGHSKTTVLYPEESSPPRRHASTTSCSSTTTTSSSSSSTSVLSENNGLVGLRNIGNTCFMNSVTQCLSNTRCLLEYLVRDGYSSDINNTISTMKGDLIRAFASLLSDMWNEGSDNSRALNTGPFKSQIQRFAPVFSGYQQHDAQEFLRKLLEGLHEDVNRVSAKPKPITEDIDDDLDDNQKAMESWKRYLRYDDSKIVDMFVGQLKSCLQCSVCGHCSVTFDPFWDLSLPIPSKSGQVRLAQCLDLFTKEEVLDGDERPTCSKCKERRKMTKSFCIQKFPKVLVLHLKRFSPLERWRGKLSCTVEFPLEGLNLSKYAASSSASPYYNLIGVANHSGTTYSGHYTAYCKHPYSGTWHEYNDSRVSNISPGRVCSPEAYVLFYELSSASSKL